A single window of Candidatus Delongbacteria bacterium DNA harbors:
- a CDS encoding DNA/RNA non-specific endonuclease — protein sequence MKKSIGSITLIFFILLSIYYLLFEYKRSEFKLYTKITGKHLLFGDKSLLKNPKILKLEREGYTCYFNTETKSPDLVAYKLKSNWITGKKFYKNRDFKEDNDKNLPLSAVVSPSDYTSSGYDRGHLARQADMRGRSTDCEKEALLMTNIAPQEPNFNRKTWLNLEDVVQKWCIDYDSIWVVCGPWYDEKKEYLKSKNEDIKIEIPDGFYKIIIKYNDDTIESNSFLLKQSDTSIKLDKYSVSIDSIESKIGYDLFPDLDDDDEAKFEASINLVWN from the coding sequence AACTTTAATATTCTTTATCCTTTTATCGATCTATTATCTTCTTTTTGAATATAAGAGATCTGAATTTAAACTTTATACTAAGATTACTGGAAAGCACCTACTTTTTGGTGATAAATCTTTATTAAAAAATCCTAAGATTCTTAAACTTGAAAGAGAGGGTTATACTTGCTATTTTAATACAGAAACTAAGAGTCCTGATTTAGTAGCTTATAAGTTAAAATCAAATTGGATCACAGGAAAGAAATTCTACAAAAATCGTGATTTTAAAGAAGACAATGATAAAAATTTGCCTCTCAGTGCCGTAGTTTCTCCTTCAGATTATACTTCTTCTGGTTATGATCGAGGACATTTAGCAAGGCAAGCTGATATGCGAGGAAGAAGCACAGATTGTGAAAAAGAAGCCCTTTTAATGACTAATATAGCTCCACAAGAACCAAATTTTAATCGAAAAACCTGGCTCAATCTGGAAGATGTTGTTCAAAAGTGGTGTATAGATTATGATTCAATTTGGGTAGTATGTGGTCCCTGGTACGATGAGAAAAAAGAGTATCTGAAAAGTAAAAATGAAGATATCAAAATCGAAATACCTGACGGTTTTTACAAAATAATTATTAAATATAATGATGATACTATTGAATCTAATTCCTTTTTATTAAAACAGAGTGATACATCTATTAAATTGGATAAATACTCAGTATCTATTGATTCAATCGAATCAAAAATTGGTTACGATCTCTTCCCCGATTTAGATGACGATGATGAGGCAAAATTTGAAGCAAGCATAAATCTTGTATGGAATTAG